A stretch of the Buchananella sp. 14KM1171 genome encodes the following:
- a CDS encoding choice-of-anchor M domain-containing protein — MKKLTRLGAWVAGAALPLLAVLAPAAAPAAPAAPLPAAQPGAAESAALPVALPVAPEADPSEDPNLTQQLGDLAIATDQRTLDIGHVDMGPKFADGQWRLMIHDDLARLEQGAASVWRYPDNTVLRVADAGKLPVPADPAYEFVGAPAGSDVWVIPQTQNPQVVWLGWNTQDPQVMERIDRGVTMSLQRVQGPGVMTMYLQSGSFGEPQLLWDSRVTEPQSIWVDVNTHTHSNWVFTAPGVYLAEVKVAADLIDGSTVEDVQVLRFAVGDATTDADALAVQLPGAAPSVEASTNGDDAAAPADSPTQAALPADAAGSGLVVVLYVAIAVVALALVVGVVLTLVRSNRARQREGMERARASKQAAGQDDAAQRGSGQENK, encoded by the coding sequence ATGAAGAAGCTGACCCGCCTGGGCGCCTGGGTTGCCGGCGCCGCCCTGCCCCTCCTGGCCGTGCTGGCCCCCGCCGCCGCGCCCGCCGCGCCCGCCGCGCCGCTGCCCGCCGCGCAGCCCGGGGCCGCAGAGTCTGCCGCCCTCCCCGTCGCCCTCCCCGTCGCGCCGGAGGCGGACCCGAGCGAGGACCCGAACCTGACCCAGCAGCTGGGCGACCTGGCCATCGCCACCGACCAGCGCACGCTGGACATCGGGCACGTGGACATGGGCCCCAAGTTCGCTGACGGCCAGTGGCGCCTGATGATCCACGACGACCTGGCCCGCCTGGAGCAGGGCGCGGCCTCCGTGTGGCGCTACCCGGACAACACGGTGCTGCGCGTAGCGGACGCCGGCAAGCTGCCCGTGCCCGCAGACCCGGCCTACGAGTTCGTGGGCGCCCCGGCAGGCAGTGACGTCTGGGTCATCCCCCAGACCCAGAACCCGCAGGTGGTGTGGCTGGGCTGGAACACCCAGGACCCGCAGGTGATGGAACGCATCGACCGGGGCGTAACCATGAGCCTGCAGCGCGTGCAGGGCCCCGGTGTGATGACCATGTACCTGCAGTCCGGCTCCTTCGGTGAACCCCAGCTGCTGTGGGATTCGCGCGTCACCGAACCGCAGTCGATCTGGGTGGACGTCAACACCCACACCCACTCCAACTGGGTCTTCACCGCGCCGGGCGTCTACCTGGCCGAGGTCAAGGTGGCCGCCGACCTGATCGACGGCTCCACCGTGGAGGACGTGCAGGTGCTGCGCTTCGCGGTGGGGGACGCCACCACCGACGCCGACGCCCTGGCCGTCCAGCTTCCCGGCGCCGCGCCCTCCGTCGAGGCCAGCACTAATGGGGACGACGCTGCCGCGCCCGCAGATTCCCCCACGCAGGCCGCACTGCCCGCCGACGCCGCAGGCTCGGGCCTGGTGGTGGTCCTGTACGTTGCCATCGCCGTGGTGGCCCTGGCGCTCGTGGTGGGCGTGGTCCTCACCCTGGTGCGCTCCAACCGGGCCCGCCAGCGCGAGGGAATGGAACGCGCCCGCGCCTCCAAGCAGGCCGCAGGCCAGGACGACGCCGCCCAGCGCGGCAGCGGGCAGGAGAACAAGTGA
- a CDS encoding anchored repeat-type ABC transporter ATP-binding subunit, whose protein sequence is MHQPGKAATLEVSGLAVDLGGRRVLTDVNLDVRCGELTALIGPNGAGKTTLLRSVLGLQAAAEGSVRVEGKRVSPGKVAIGYVPQRHEFAWDFPLSVAQVVLTGLTGKLGWLRRARAEHWQAVYEALERVQMDHLATRPVGQLSGGQRQRVLVARALALAPALLLLDEPFTGLDMPTQELLSALFVELAHEGRAVLMTTHDLLGAMDSADRVILLNRTVVADAPPAQLAQNAGAWVETFGVSQDSALVRMMKVALK, encoded by the coding sequence CTGCACCAGCCGGGCAAGGCGGCCACGCTAGAGGTGAGCGGCCTGGCCGTGGACCTGGGCGGGCGGCGCGTGCTCACCGACGTCAACCTGGACGTGCGGTGCGGCGAACTGACCGCGCTAATCGGCCCGAACGGGGCCGGCAAGACCACCCTGCTGCGCTCCGTGCTGGGCCTGCAGGCCGCAGCCGAGGGCAGCGTGCGCGTGGAGGGCAAGCGCGTCTCGCCCGGCAAGGTGGCCATCGGCTACGTGCCCCAGCGCCACGAGTTCGCCTGGGACTTCCCGCTCTCCGTGGCCCAGGTGGTGCTCACCGGGCTGACCGGGAAGCTGGGTTGGCTGCGCCGCGCCCGCGCCGAGCACTGGCAGGCCGTCTACGAGGCCCTGGAGCGCGTGCAGATGGACCACCTGGCCACCAGGCCCGTCGGGCAGCTCAGCGGCGGCCAGCGCCAGCGCGTCCTGGTGGCCAGGGCGCTAGCCCTAGCCCCCGCCCTGCTGCTGCTGGACGAGCCCTTCACCGGCCTGGACATGCCCACGCAGGAACTGCTCTCCGCACTATTCGTGGAGCTGGCCCACGAGGGACGCGCCGTCCTGATGACCACCCACGACCTGCTGGGGGCAATGGACAGCGCCGATCGAGTGATCCTGCTCAACCGCACCGTGGTGGCCGACGCGCCGCCTGCACAGCTCGCCCAGAACGCCGGTGCCTGGGTGGAAACCTTTGGCGTGAGTCAGGACTCCGCCCTAGTACGCATGATGAAGGTGGCGTTGAAGTGA
- a CDS encoding anchored repeat-type ABC transporter permease subunit, with the protein MNPLDFFADLFNPNLAFLPKALAVAMMSSLVCGVVGTYVVLRGMAFIGDAVAHAVFPGLAVAFVVGGNLVLGGTVAGVLTAVLVAVLSYNRRLKEDSVIGILFVAAFALGVVIISQAPGYAGSLQSFLFGSITGIPTEDLYVVGGTGLAILLLLWVFHKELVTVSLDRESARALGLPVFWLDLLLYVLVTLAVVISIQTIGNILVLALLVTPAATARLLTDKLGTMMLLAPAVGVLSAFVGLYLSWSFDLPTGGTVVLVLSGFFLLAWLFAPRQGVLTARLRSHTEAAERAGMRPVAQASEVRA; encoded by the coding sequence GTGAACCCGCTCGATTTCTTTGCTGACCTGTTCAACCCCAACCTGGCTTTCCTCCCCAAAGCACTGGCCGTAGCCATGATGAGCTCCCTGGTCTGCGGAGTGGTGGGCACCTACGTGGTCCTGCGAGGGATGGCCTTCATCGGTGACGCCGTGGCCCACGCCGTCTTCCCCGGGCTTGCAGTGGCATTCGTGGTGGGCGGCAACCTGGTGCTGGGCGGCACCGTGGCCGGTGTGCTCACCGCAGTGTTGGTGGCCGTACTGTCGTACAACCGTCGGCTGAAAGAGGACTCGGTCATTGGCATCCTCTTCGTGGCCGCCTTCGCGCTCGGCGTGGTCATCATCTCCCAGGCCCCCGGCTACGCCGGTTCCCTGCAGAGCTTCCTGTTCGGCTCCATCACCGGCATCCCCACCGAGGACCTCTACGTGGTGGGCGGCACCGGGCTGGCGATCCTGCTGCTCCTGTGGGTCTTCCACAAGGAGCTGGTCACCGTCTCCCTGGACCGCGAGTCCGCGCGCGCCCTGGGCCTGCCCGTGTTCTGGCTGGACCTGCTGCTCTACGTGCTCGTCACCCTCGCCGTGGTGATCTCCATCCAGACGATCGGCAACATCCTGGTGCTGGCACTACTGGTAACCCCGGCCGCCACGGCGCGCCTGCTCACCGACAAGCTGGGCACGATGATGCTGCTGGCCCCGGCTGTGGGCGTACTGAGCGCATTCGTAGGCCTCTACTTGTCCTGGTCCTTTGATCTGCCCACCGGCGGCACCGTGGTACTGGTCCTGTCCGGCTTCTTCCTGCTGGCCTGGCTGTTCGCGCCCCGCCAGGGGGTGCTCACCGCCCGCCTGCGCTCCCACACGGAGGCCGCCGAGCGGGCCGGCATGCGCCCCGTGGCCCAGGCCAGCGAGGTGCGCGCGTGA
- a CDS encoding S8 family serine peptidase, with translation MTKARSRWNALVAALAGSALVALGAQPAVATPYENPTPPAVAEDGTDADYNTAEDFIDYTSQEPGTYFVRLRTENTATRAFAAAHGLEGEEAERVIEQVAQDTRDEIEAKIDQITELVPEAEEVFQLTNSVPGVALDATGEQLAALANHPQVAGIEPIRKVYPMNGATTASTHADLAWTAGKLGEGALVAVVDSGIDYTHKTFGGDGNYEQYRTDQARKNNADSADYPSAVVIGGRDFAGDGAPISGQNHHDNNPLDAAPAVVCPNAAHPSGGHGTHVAATIAGRGVNADGSTFTGDYATLTPDQLAKMKTPPGMAPKARLLSLRIFGCSGGGYSEPALDWLLAPERATEGTFPDVVNMSLGSPWAPHDDIGRVQVRQLTERGALVVVSAGNDGNHADIGGFPAGSPYTLTVGATRYDNGDWPQLQGNTDWEEARAKRDMRVTFFTSRGKHGSHGIIKPDVAAPGAGITSAAVGTGDGSVAQTGTSMAAPVVAGAAAVLAAAQPTWEPKRLKAALMNSAVEIKDGVGNPASPIRGGAGLVNIDAATKSKVIATSRDNTDLVSLTFGIVDVPAAGWSKTKEVVLQNLTNEAQELDLSYRPAVDMAGVNVTVEPAQVTVPAPVAGGSDGSVTVSVKVEVTDPSVMQRLGDGTEEDKLDYVTQEAGWLVGTGAQNLRLPVHVAPRPASDVTVAKKVMLPFENAGASSPVTMQAALTGDSISTGSGKGKFENFAITTRLLVERPVQPAFANSSQAAMDIVRVGIATNLDDMIAAGQPDNASVLISVETSNPWDRLGTDFGRFHVKIDRTDAADNGDIYHAVVKMGGDKHTKTFIHNKTQDDATRQADPKATLHPVATTELFGLPQDSDMPVFDSNVVGIEVPLRALGYTAEQINNRQVAFGFSVAGLTGLGSQWVPDAGSNGMPPVINNNLAFAPDHARILAPEITRAGNYAVPVDGLSALPIRAAGPITNIRLSTFFTRNLATSRIQSTQITRHIPTVENPTMVTPLAPEFVDPDPNTAEGDKIVIPNVTGVVYRINDQIVTGDYTAFTRGEVVVVTAEPAHGYAFTANSPSEWSHVYLVPADVATPVAPTFVDPDKTTAEGDKIVIPIVPGVVYLVDGQEVSGDVYNVKRGEETVVTAVPKGGFVFTPGSVTTWRYTYAPVALEVAPEPPRFVDPNPATADGDMLVIPSVDGVIYKIGGTQVTGNYTSFTRGTPIVVKAEAKPGYALDKDKPAEWSFTFPVLPKVATPTAPRFVDPNPATADGDMLVIPNVPGVVYKIAGREVSGNYTSFTRGTPVVVKAEPKAGYVLAPTAQKQWSFTFPVLPVQPPSASASASASASVTASAAPGSSASASAKPSVTATATATPKPTATPEPTATATVPTPPGTEPYSFGRLAGSSRYGTSMEIAAAGTWGDTVVLASGANAADALAATPLAAALKAPVILTPAGTLDPKTTAALTAAKAAGAVKVLLVGGYGTISRGAERAVRDMGFTVERLQGGNRFETAQKLADRTRDVYAGRNVKVGRVVLVDGTNFADALAGGPVAAAGNGVVLLTNGKSMPSAVAAQVRRLGAPEVVVLGGAAAAAAGDLATKRVVGADRYDTAVRAAEQFIPNAKSVLVASGESYPDALSGGALMAQRGGILLLTPKAALSSRVSTFLGARSFNWVRVAGGDGAVSNLVAIQLQALTRP, from the coding sequence ATGACAAAGGCCCGCTCACGCTGGAACGCCTTGGTTGCTGCCCTTGCCGGTAGCGCCCTGGTGGCGCTAGGCGCCCAACCAGCGGTCGCCACACCGTACGAAAACCCCACTCCCCCAGCAGTCGCTGAGGACGGCACGGACGCGGACTACAACACCGCGGAAGACTTCATCGACTACACCTCCCAGGAGCCAGGCACCTACTTCGTCAGGCTCCGCACCGAAAACACCGCTACCCGCGCCTTCGCCGCCGCGCACGGCCTGGAGGGCGAGGAGGCAGAGCGAGTAATTGAGCAAGTCGCGCAAGACACCCGCGACGAAATCGAGGCGAAGATCGACCAGATCACCGAGCTGGTCCCCGAAGCCGAGGAAGTATTCCAGCTCACCAACTCCGTGCCCGGCGTGGCCCTGGACGCCACCGGCGAGCAGCTCGCCGCCCTGGCAAACCACCCGCAGGTGGCCGGCATCGAGCCCATCCGCAAGGTCTACCCGATGAACGGCGCCACCACGGCCTCCACCCACGCCGACCTGGCCTGGACCGCCGGCAAGCTCGGCGAGGGCGCCCTGGTAGCGGTCGTGGACTCCGGCATCGACTACACCCACAAGACCTTCGGCGGCGACGGCAACTACGAGCAATACCGGACCGACCAGGCCCGCAAGAACAACGCCGACTCCGCCGACTACCCCTCCGCCGTGGTAATCGGCGGCCGCGACTTCGCCGGCGACGGCGCCCCCATCAGCGGCCAGAACCACCACGACAACAACCCGCTCGACGCGGCCCCGGCCGTGGTCTGTCCGAACGCCGCCCACCCCTCCGGTGGTCACGGCACCCACGTGGCCGCCACCATCGCCGGACGCGGCGTGAACGCCGACGGCTCCACCTTCACCGGCGACTACGCCACCCTCACCCCGGACCAGCTCGCCAAGATGAAGACCCCGCCGGGCATGGCCCCCAAGGCGCGCCTGCTGTCCCTGCGCATCTTCGGCTGCTCCGGCGGTGGCTACTCCGAGCCCGCCCTCGACTGGCTGCTCGCCCCCGAGCGCGCCACCGAAGGCACCTTCCCCGACGTGGTCAACATGTCCCTGGGCTCCCCGTGGGCCCCGCACGACGACATCGGGCGCGTCCAGGTTCGTCAGCTCACCGAGCGCGGCGCCCTGGTGGTGGTCTCCGCCGGCAACGACGGCAACCACGCCGACATCGGCGGCTTCCCGGCCGGCTCGCCCTACACCCTGACCGTCGGCGCCACCCGCTACGACAACGGCGACTGGCCCCAGCTGCAGGGCAACACCGACTGGGAAGAGGCCCGCGCCAAGCGCGATATGCGCGTCACCTTCTTCACTTCCCGCGGTAAGCACGGCAGCCACGGCATCATCAAGCCCGACGTGGCCGCCCCGGGCGCCGGCATCACCTCCGCCGCCGTCGGCACCGGCGACGGCTCCGTGGCCCAGACCGGTACCTCCATGGCCGCGCCCGTCGTTGCTGGCGCCGCCGCCGTGCTGGCCGCCGCGCAGCCCACCTGGGAGCCCAAGCGCCTCAAGGCCGCCCTGATGAACTCCGCCGTCGAGATCAAGGACGGGGTGGGCAACCCCGCCAGCCCGATCCGCGGTGGTGCGGGCCTGGTGAACATCGACGCCGCCACCAAGTCCAAGGTCATAGCCACCTCCCGCGACAACACCGACCTGGTCTCGCTCACCTTCGGCATCGTGGACGTTCCCGCCGCCGGCTGGAGCAAGACCAAGGAAGTCGTGCTGCAAAACCTCACCAACGAGGCCCAGGAGCTGGACCTCAGCTACCGGCCAGCCGTTGACATGGCGGGCGTGAACGTCACCGTCGAGCCCGCCCAGGTCACCGTGCCCGCCCCGGTAGCGGGGGGTTCCGACGGCAGCGTCACCGTCAGCGTCAAGGTGGAGGTGACCGACCCCAGCGTCATGCAGCGCCTGGGCGATGGCACCGAGGAAGACAAGCTTGACTACGTCACCCAGGAGGCCGGCTGGCTGGTGGGCACCGGCGCGCAGAACCTGCGCCTGCCCGTCCACGTAGCCCCCCGCCCCGCCAGCGACGTCACCGTCGCCAAGAAGGTGATGCTGCCCTTCGAGAACGCCGGCGCCTCCAGCCCGGTGACCATGCAGGCCGCTCTGACCGGTGACTCGATCTCCACCGGCAGTGGTAAGGGCAAGTTCGAGAACTTCGCCATCACCACGCGCCTGCTGGTGGAGCGCCCCGTCCAGCCCGCCTTCGCCAACTCCTCCCAGGCGGCAATGGACATTGTGCGCGTCGGTATCGCCACCAACCTCGACGACATGATCGCGGCCGGCCAGCCCGACAACGCCTCCGTGCTGATCTCAGTCGAGACCTCCAACCCGTGGGACCGCCTGGGCACCGACTTCGGCCGCTTCCACGTCAAGATCGACCGCACCGACGCCGCCGACAACGGCGACATCTACCACGCGGTGGTCAAGATGGGCGGCGACAAGCACACCAAGACGTTCATCCACAACAAGACGCAGGACGACGCCACCCGCCAGGCCGACCCCAAGGCGACCCTGCACCCGGTGGCCACCACCGAGCTGTTCGGTCTGCCCCAGGACAGCGACATGCCGGTGTTCGACAGCAACGTGGTCGGCATCGAGGTGCCGCTGCGTGCCCTTGGATACACCGCTGAGCAGATCAACAACCGCCAGGTGGCCTTCGGCTTCTCCGTGGCGGGCCTGACCGGGCTCGGCTCCCAGTGGGTTCCCGACGCCGGCTCCAACGGCATGCCGCCGGTGATCAACAACAACCTGGCGTTCGCCCCAGACCACGCCCGCATTCTGGCCCCCGAGATCACGCGCGCCGGTAACTACGCCGTCCCGGTGGACGGGCTCTCCGCGCTGCCCATCCGTGCGGCCGGCCCGATCACGAACATCCGGCTCTCCACGTTCTTCACCCGCAACCTGGCCACCAGCCGGATCCAGTCCACGCAGATCACCCGTCACATTCCCACGGTGGAAAACCCGACGATGGTCACGCCGTTGGCTCCCGAGTTCGTTGACCCGGACCCGAACACGGCCGAGGGCGACAAGATCGTGATCCCGAACGTGACCGGCGTGGTCTACCGGATCAACGACCAGATCGTCACCGGTGACTACACGGCCTTCACTCGTGGCGAGGTTGTGGTGGTGACCGCCGAGCCGGCGCACGGCTACGCGTTCACCGCCAACTCCCCCTCCGAGTGGAGCCACGTCTACCTGGTCCCGGCCGACGTCGCCACGCCGGTCGCCCCCACCTTCGTTGACCCGGACAAGACCACTGCGGAGGGTGACAAGATCGTCATCCCGATCGTCCCCGGCGTGGTCTACCTGGTAGACGGCCAAGAGGTTTCCGGCGACGTCTACAACGTCAAGCGCGGCGAGGAGACCGTGGTGACCGCAGTGCCCAAGGGCGGCTTCGTGTTCACCCCCGGCAGCGTCACCACCTGGCGCTACACCTACGCGCCCGTTGCCCTCGAGGTGGCGCCCGAGCCGCCCAGGTTCGTTGACCCCAACCCGGCCACCGCCGACGGGGACATGCTGGTGATCCCCAGCGTTGACGGTGTCATCTACAAGATTGGCGGCACCCAGGTCACCGGTAACTACACGAGCTTCACGCGCGGCACGCCCATCGTGGTCAAGGCGGAGGCCAAGCCCGGCTACGCGCTGGACAAGGACAAGCCTGCCGAGTGGAGCTTCACCTTCCCGGTGCTGCCGAAGGTGGCTACCCCGACCGCTCCCCGGTTCGTGGACCCCAACCCGGCCACCGCCGACGGGGACATGCTGGTGATCCCGAACGTGCCGGGCGTGGTCTACAAGATCGCCGGCCGGGAGGTTTCCGGTAACTACACGAGCTTCACGCGCGGCACGCCCGTCGTGGTCAAGGCGGAGCCAAAGGCCGGCTATGTGCTGGCCCCCACCGCCCAGAAGCAGTGGAGCTTCACCTTCCCGGTGCTGCCCGTACAGCCGCCGAGCGCCTCCGCTTCCGCTTCCGCGAGCGCGAGTGTCACCGCGAGCGCGGCGCCCGGCTCGTCTGCCAGTGCGTCTGCAAAGCCGTCGGTGACCGCCACCGCTACCGCGACGCCCAAGCCGACGGCAACGCCCGAGCCGACCGCCACGGCGACCGTTCCCACCCCGCCTGGGACCGAGCCTTACTCGTTCGGGCGTCTGGCCGGTAGCTCCCGTTACGGCACCTCCATGGAGATCGCTGCTGCGGGTACCTGGGGTGACACCGTGGTCCTGGCTAGCGGCGCCAACGCCGCCGACGCCCTGGCGGCCACTCCGCTGGCGGCTGCGCTGAAGGCCCCGGTGATTCTCACCCCGGCCGGCACGCTGGACCCGAAGACCACCGCCGCGCTCACTGCGGCAAAGGCCGCCGGCGCGGTCAAGGTCTTGTTGGTTGGTGGCTACGGCACGATCTCGCGGGGTGCCGAGCGCGCCGTGCGAGACATGGGCTTCACGGTGGAGCGCCTGCAGGGAGGCAACCGCTTCGAGACGGCCCAGAAGCTGGCCGACCGCACCCGGGACGTCTACGCGGGCCGCAACGTCAAGGTTGGCCGCGTTGTGCTGGTGGACGGCACCAACTTCGCCGACGCCCTTGCCGGTGGTCCCGTGGCCGCTGCAGGCAACGGCGTGGTGCTGCTGACCAACGGCAAGTCGATGCCTTCCGCTGTGGCGGCTCAGGTGCGCCGCTTGGGGGCCCCGGAGGTCGTGGTCCTGGGTGGCGCGGCCGCAGCTGCGGCCGGCGACCTGGCCACTAAGCGCGTGGTGGGTGCAGACCGCTACGACACGGCCGTTCGCGCAGCCGAGCAGTTCATCCCGAACGCGAAGTCTGTGCTGGTGGCCAGCGGCGAGAGCTACCCGGACGCCCTCTCGGGTGGTGCGCTCATGGCCCAGCGGGGCGGCATCCTGCTGCTGACCCCGAAGGCGGCGCTCTCCTCCCGGGTGTCCACCTTCCTGGGTGCGCGTTCCTTCAACTGGGTTCGCGTGGCCGGCGGTGACGGGGCCGTCTCCAACCTCGTGGCCATCCAGCTGCAGGCGCTGACGCGCCCGTGA
- a CDS encoding TetR/AcrR family transcriptional regulator, translated as MSGVQRREQLLAVGREVIAEKGYEAASVEEIAARAGVSKPVIYEHFGGKEGLYAVVVDREVQAFTSAIRDSLAAGGNLREMVERTVYTLMTYIEESTDGFRILVRDSPTAFTSSSSSVMGEVAGAVEDLLAEAFARRNFPTDVAPLYAQMLVGLYGLTGQYWLEDDSRTKDEVATHLVNLVWNGLRGLDPHPRLLTISAEQ; from the coding sequence ATGAGCGGGGTACAGCGCCGCGAGCAGCTGCTAGCTGTTGGCCGTGAAGTGATCGCCGAGAAGGGCTACGAGGCCGCCAGCGTCGAGGAGATCGCCGCGCGCGCCGGGGTTTCCAAGCCGGTCATTTACGAGCACTTTGGCGGCAAGGAGGGCCTCTACGCGGTGGTGGTGGACCGCGAGGTGCAGGCGTTCACCTCCGCGATCCGCGATTCCCTGGCGGCGGGCGGCAACCTGCGGGAGATGGTGGAGCGCACCGTCTACACGCTGATGACCTACATCGAGGAATCCACCGACGGTTTTCGCATCCTGGTGCGCGATTCCCCGACGGCCTTCACCTCCAGTTCCTCCTCCGTGATGGGCGAGGTGGCCGGCGCCGTGGAGGACCTGCTGGCCGAGGCCTTCGCCCGCCGCAACTTCCCCACCGACGTCGCCCCGCTCTACGCCCAGATGCTGGTTGGCCTCTACGGCCTTACCGGCCAGTACTGGCTCGAGGACGACTCCCGCACCAAGGACGAGGTTGCCACCCACCTGGTCAACCTGGTGTGGAACGGCCTTCGGGGACTTGACCCGCACCCGCGCCTGCTGACCATTTCCGCCGAGCAGTAG
- a CDS encoding ribose-phosphate diphosphokinase, which translates to MTGIITSGEKRLVLVTGRAHPELAQAVADELGIEILPTTSYDFANGEIYVRFNESVRGCDVFVLQSHTTPINQWVMEQLIMVDALKRASAKRITVVMPFYPYARQDKKHQGREPISARLMADLFKTAGAERLMSVDLHASQAQGFFDGPVDHLWAMPVLTEYVRSRVDTSNITVVSPDAGRIRVAEQWAARLGGGPLAFVHKTRDTTRPNQAVSNRVVGDVEGRTCVLVDDLIDTGGTIAGAVRVLKDAGAADVLIAATHGVLSDPACQRLAESGAREVIITDTLPLPAEKRFPGLTVLSIAPLLARAIREVFDDGSVASLFDDTH; encoded by the coding sequence ATGACCGGGATCATCACCTCCGGAGAAAAGCGACTGGTACTAGTTACGGGACGGGCACACCCCGAGCTCGCGCAGGCGGTGGCAGACGAGCTGGGCATTGAGATCCTGCCCACCACCAGCTACGACTTTGCCAACGGTGAGATTTACGTCCGCTTCAACGAGTCTGTGCGCGGCTGCGACGTCTTTGTGCTGCAGTCCCACACCACCCCGATCAACCAGTGGGTGATGGAGCAGCTGATCATGGTGGACGCCCTCAAGCGCGCCTCCGCCAAGCGCATCACCGTTGTGATGCCGTTCTACCCGTATGCGCGCCAGGACAAGAAGCACCAGGGCCGCGAGCCCATCTCCGCTCGCCTGATGGCCGACCTGTTTAAGACCGCCGGCGCCGAGCGCCTGATGAGCGTGGACCTGCACGCCTCCCAGGCGCAGGGCTTCTTCGACGGCCCGGTGGACCACCTGTGGGCCATGCCCGTGCTGACCGAGTACGTGCGCTCCCGCGTGGACACCTCCAACATCACGGTGGTCTCCCCGGACGCCGGCCGCATCCGCGTGGCCGAGCAGTGGGCGGCCCGCCTGGGCGGTGGCCCGCTGGCGTTCGTGCACAAGACCCGCGACACCACGCGCCCGAACCAGGCAGTCTCTAACCGCGTGGTGGGTGACGTGGAGGGCCGTACCTGCGTGCTGGTGGACGACCTGATCGACACCGGCGGCACGATCGCCGGCGCGGTGCGCGTGCTGAAGGACGCCGGCGCCGCCGACGTTCTGATCGCCGCCACCCACGGCGTGCTGAGCGACCCGGCCTGCCAGCGCCTGGCCGAGTCCGGCGCGCGCGAGGTCATCATCACCGACACCCTGCCGCTGCCGGCGGAGAAGCGCTTCCCGGGCCTGACCGTGCTCTCGATCGCCCCGCTGCTGGCCCGCGCCATCCGCGAGGTGTTCGACGACGGCTCCGTGGCCTCGCTGTTCGACGACACGCACTGA
- a CDS encoding pyridoxal phosphate-dependent aminotransferase, translated as MNTSRISPRLAAIAESATLAVDAKAKALKAAGRPVIGFGAGEPDFPTPDYIVEAAIKAASDPAMHRYSPAKGLPALREAIAAKTLRDSGYEVHPDDIVVTNGGKQAVFQAFAAIIGEGDEVILPAPYWTSYPEMIALAGGRTVSVFAGAEANYKVTVEQLEAARTERTKALLFCSPSNPTGSVYTPQEAKAIGQWALDHGVWIITDEIYEHLLYEGAEPTHLVKLLPELADTTIVLNGVAKTYAMTGWRVGWMIGPKDVIKAATNFQSHLTSNVCNVAQQAALAAVAGDLTAVDEMRGHFDRRRQLMVKLLSEINGFQVPVPRGAFYAYPSVEGLMGTQIRGRDINSSADLATAILEEVEVAAVPGEAFGPSGFLRFSYATSDAAIEEGIGRIKELINNG; from the coding sequence GTGAACACTTCTCGCATTTCCCCCCGTCTTGCCGCCATCGCCGAGTCCGCCACGCTGGCCGTGGACGCCAAGGCGAAGGCCCTGAAGGCCGCCGGCCGCCCCGTCATCGGTTTCGGTGCCGGCGAGCCCGACTTCCCCACCCCGGACTACATCGTCGAGGCCGCCATCAAGGCCGCCTCCGACCCGGCCATGCACCGCTACTCGCCCGCCAAGGGCCTGCCGGCGCTGCGCGAGGCCATCGCGGCCAAGACGCTGCGCGACTCCGGCTACGAGGTCCACCCCGATGACATCGTGGTGACCAACGGCGGCAAGCAGGCCGTCTTCCAGGCTTTTGCCGCGATCATCGGGGAGGGCGACGAGGTGATCCTGCCCGCCCCCTACTGGACCTCCTACCCGGAGATGATCGCCCTGGCCGGTGGCCGCACCGTCTCCGTCTTCGCCGGCGCCGAGGCCAACTACAAGGTCACCGTCGAGCAGCTGGAGGCCGCCCGCACCGAGCGCACCAAGGCACTGCTTTTCTGCTCTCCCTCCAACCCGACCGGCTCGGTCTACACCCCTCAGGAGGCCAAGGCAATCGGCCAGTGGGCCCTGGACCACGGCGTGTGGATTATCACTGACGAGATCTACGAGCACCTGCTCTACGAAGGCGCCGAGCCCACCCACCTAGTCAAGCTCCTGCCCGAGTTGGCAGACACCACGATCGTGCTCAACGGCGTGGCCAAGACCTACGCGATGACCGGTTGGCGAGTCGGCTGGATGATCGGCCCCAAGGACGTCATCAAGGCCGCCACCAACTTCCAGTCCCACCTGACCTCCAACGTGTGCAACGTCGCCCAGCAGGCGGCCCTGGCCGCCGTGGCCGGCGACCTGACTGCGGTGGACGAGATGCGCGGGCACTTCGACCGCCGCCGTCAGCTCATGGTGAAGCTGCTCTCCGAGATCAACGGCTTCCAGGTGCCCGTGCCTCGCGGCGCGTTCTACGCCTACCCGAGCGTGGAGGGCCTGATGGGCACCCAGATTCGTGGCCGCGACATCAACTCCTCTGCGGACCTGGCCACCGCCATCCTCGAGGAGGTCGAGGTGGCTGCGGTTCCCGGCGAGGCCTTTGGCCCCTCCGGCTTCCTGCGCTTCTCCTACGCGACCTCCGACGCCGCCATCGAGGAAGGCATCGGGCGCATCAAGGAGCTCATCAACAACGGCTGA